Proteins encoded in a region of the Anopheles aquasalis chromosome 2, idAnoAquaMG_Q_19, whole genome shotgun sequence genome:
- the LOC126571096 gene encoding cytochrome c oxidase subunit 7A1, mitochondrial gives MGHHPEPPVMISDKLPESLRKKMLTFQAKNELPVFLKGGPADKALFGITVALCGVGLLGIAKMIYDLGFAKKKA, from the coding sequence ATGGGTCATCATCCGGAACCTCCAGTAATGATCTCGGACAAGCTGCCGGAATCGTTACGTAAGAAGATGCTAACGTTCCAGGCGAAGAACGAGCTGCCGGTCTTCCTGAAGGGTGGCCCCGCCGATAAGGCCCTGTTCGGCATCACCGTTGCACTGTGCGGCGTTGGTCTGCTCGGGATCGCCAAGATGATTTACGATCTCGGTTTCGCCAAAAAGAAGGCCTAG
- the LOC126571094 gene encoding coiled-coil domain-containing protein 28B isoform X2, protein MECDDAAVERQKLVSNDEEDDQNTITNLSSSGQAKSVQTPISPVLSNKLFSSGETSRSQNSTNYSLGKGIPNDAPLTTKLNYVNERKSQDASKQKAKKVQREVPDVRHMERALLGLLEDFHSGKLKAFGSGSTMEQMTSIREQQESLAKLHFDLGTEAFTGTGTTGPNKPDNEVQAQSNMKKLVQKLEQLSFSIEKLHSSNAEK, encoded by the exons ATGGAGTGTGACGATGCTGCCGTAGAGCGCCAGAAGCTGGTGTCCaacgacgaggaagatgaccagaacaccatcaccaacctTTCCTCGAGCGGACAGGCGAAATCCGTGCAAACGCCCATCTCACCCGTGCTCAGCAATAAG CTCTTTTCCAGTGGCGAAACGAGCCGCAGCCAGAACTCGACCAACTATTCGTTGGGAAAAGGAATTCCCAACGATGCTCCACTGACGACCAAGCTCAACTACGTAAACGAACGTAAATCGCAGGATGCTTCCAAGCAGAAGGCCAAGAAGGTGCAACGAG AGGTCCCCGATGTGCGGCACATGGAACGGGCACTGCTAGGGCTGCTGGAGGATTTCCATTCTGGCAAGCTGAAAGCATTCG GATCGGGCTCCACCATGGAACAGATGACGAGTATCCGGGAGCAGCAAGAAAGCTTGGCAAAACTGCACTTCGATCTAGGCACGGAAGCATTTACGGGTACCGGCACCACTGGCCCCAACAAGCCGGACAACGAAGTGCAGGCACAAAGCAATATGAAGAAACTGGTCCAAAAGCTGGAGCAGCTATCGTTCTCCATCGAGAAGCTACACTCGAGCAACGCGGAGAAATAG
- the LOC126571094 gene encoding putative protein TPRXL isoform X1 — MECDDAAVERQKLVSNDEEDDQNTITNLSSSGQAKSVQTPISPVLSNKLFSSGETSRSQNSTNYSLGKGIPNDAPLTTKLNYVNERKSQDASKQKAKKVQRELVPTSETSSLPSTVPSSNLPEEPTSTTVPSSSASHNHPHHVHHNQHQPPQPTAPHSQPHSQRPKPPNSLPSVSSIGGGIGSGGAGSGKVRHNPSANPVSASSIGSSSTALNSKTHNFANRPLKHHSFISEVPDVRHMERALLGLLEDFHSGKLKAFGSGSTMEQMTSIREQQESLAKLHFDLGTEAFTGTGTTGPNKPDNEVQAQSNMKKLVQKLEQLSFSIEKLHSSNAEK, encoded by the exons ATGGAGTGTGACGATGCTGCCGTAGAGCGCCAGAAGCTGGTGTCCaacgacgaggaagatgaccagaacaccatcaccaacctTTCCTCGAGCGGACAGGCGAAATCCGTGCAAACGCCCATCTCACCCGTGCTCAGCAATAAG CTCTTTTCCAGTGGCGAAACGAGCCGCAGCCAGAACTCGACCAACTATTCGTTGGGAAAAGGAATTCCCAACGATGCTCCACTGACGACCAAGCTCAACTACGTAAACGAACGTAAATCGCAGGATGCTTCCAAGCAGAAGGCCAAGAAGGTGCAACGAG AGCTCGTGCCCACCAGTGAAACCAGTTCCCTGCCTAGCACCGTGCCAAGTAGTAATCTCCCCGAAGAACCTACATCAACGACCGTCCCAAGCAGTAGCGCTTCCCACAACCACCCTCATCATGTTCACCATAACCAACATCAACCACCgcaaccaacagcaccacacagTCAGCCACACTCCCAACGTCCAAAGCCACCCAATTCCTTGCCATcagtcagcagcatcggtggcggtattggcagtggtggtgctggcagtgGAAAGGTGCGGCACAATCCCAGTGCCAATCCCGTGTCTGCCtccagcatcggcagcagctcgACCGCTCTCAACTCCAAAACGCACAACTTTGCCAACCGTCCACTAAAGCATCATTCTTTCATATCAGAGGTCCCCGATGTGCGGCACATGGAACGGGCACTGCTAGGGCTGCTGGAGGATTTCCATTCTGGCAAGCTGAAAGCATTCG GATCGGGCTCCACCATGGAACAGATGACGAGTATCCGGGAGCAGCAAGAAAGCTTGGCAAAACTGCACTTCGATCTAGGCACGGAAGCATTTACGGGTACCGGCACCACTGGCCCCAACAAGCCGGACAACGAAGTGCAGGCACAAAGCAATATGAAGAAACTGGTCCAAAAGCTGGAGCAGCTATCGTTCTCCATCGAGAAGCTACACTCGAGCAACGCGGAGAAATAG